A stretch of Spirosoma oryzicola DNA encodes these proteins:
- a CDS encoding polysaccharide biosynthesis/export family protein: MISSLTSVIKPQRVAGILISIVVGCWVLTGCVSTKRLSYFQQEPGKVDTLALAARYVPSIQPGDVLSVQVSSLNPEASAFFNPYMAFAVADRGPATNTIASTTPLPSVNGYLVDDAGMIDLPMIGKVNVKGKTVAQTKDLLRESLKEYLKEPTVNVRNQNFRISVMGEVMRPSLYTIPNEQITLLEALSLSGDVTIYGRRDNVLVIREENGKRTFSRIDLTRRDLFTSPYYYLHPNDVVYVEPGRVRAATADRANQLLPIALSALSFVAIIFSRF; this comes from the coding sequence ATGATCTCATCTTTAACAAGTGTCATTAAACCCCAACGTGTTGCGGGCATTTTAATCAGTATCGTTGTGGGATGCTGGGTCTTGACAGGCTGCGTATCCACAAAACGCCTTTCTTATTTTCAGCAGGAGCCGGGTAAAGTAGATACTCTGGCGCTAGCCGCCCGCTATGTACCTTCGATTCAGCCGGGCGATGTTTTATCCGTTCAGGTAAGTAGTCTCAACCCTGAAGCATCAGCTTTCTTTAATCCGTACATGGCTTTTGCCGTAGCCGACCGGGGACCTGCCACCAACACAATAGCAAGTACGACCCCTCTTCCATCCGTTAACGGTTACTTGGTTGATGACGCGGGTATGATCGATTTGCCCATGATCGGCAAGGTCAACGTAAAAGGTAAAACGGTTGCTCAAACCAAAGACCTTCTTAGAGAATCGTTGAAAGAATATCTGAAGGAGCCTACGGTCAATGTCCGCAATCAGAACTTTAGAATTTCGGTTATGGGGGAAGTTATGCGACCTTCTTTGTACACCATCCCCAACGAACAAATTACGCTGCTGGAAGCCCTTAGTCTGTCGGGCGACGTAACGATCTACGGACGCCGTGATAACGTGCTGGTCATTCGCGAAGAAAACGGCAAGCGGACGTTCTCCCGGATTGATCTTACCCGCCGTGATTTGTTTACCTCTCCTTACTATTACTTACATCCCAACGATGTCGTGTATGTTGAGCCCGGTCGCGTCCGCGCAGCTACTGCCGACCGAGCCAACCAGCTCCTCCCTATTGCTTTAAGTGCTTTATCCTTTGTTGCGATCATTTTCTCTCGATTCTAA
- a CDS encoding dipeptide epimerase, giving the protein MQLFLHRVDLRLKHTFTIAHDSRDVQPTLIVELRDGHYRGFGEATATRYYGITIDGMVAVFEALRTRIETYNLTSPEVFWTDMQPLLAENPFALCALDQAAWDLWAKKQQQPLYKLWNLDPATSPLTNYTIGLDTTERMVEKMQELPWPLYKIKLGRPETDLAIVRALRACTEAVFRVDANCGWTVTEAIEKSKALAELGVEFIEQPLPADDWEGAKIVYKESVLPIIADESCIVETDVDRCAGYFHGVNIKLTKCGGLTPARRMIARARELNLRVMVGCMTESSVGISAIAQLLPLLDYADLDGSLLIANDPATGVTFDFGRVIYADENGTGASLINTDQA; this is encoded by the coding sequence ATGCAGTTGTTTCTTCACCGCGTTGACTTACGCCTGAAACATACATTTACCATTGCGCACGACAGTCGGGATGTGCAGCCAACGCTCATTGTCGAATTGCGTGATGGTCACTACCGGGGTTTCGGTGAGGCCACCGCTACCCGCTATTACGGAATTACGATTGATGGCATGGTTGCGGTTTTCGAAGCGCTTCGTACCCGCATCGAGACGTACAATTTGACCAGCCCCGAAGTCTTCTGGACCGACATGCAGCCCTTGCTGGCCGAAAACCCGTTTGCGCTCTGTGCACTCGATCAGGCTGCCTGGGACCTATGGGCAAAAAAACAGCAACAACCGCTTTATAAACTTTGGAATCTTGATCCTGCTACTAGCCCCTTGACCAATTACACAATTGGACTTGATACCACCGAGCGGATGGTCGAAAAGATGCAGGAGTTGCCCTGGCCGCTGTACAAGATCAAGCTGGGTCGCCCTGAAACGGATTTGGCTATTGTTCGTGCTCTGCGAGCCTGCACCGAGGCTGTGTTTCGGGTAGACGCCAACTGCGGATGGACAGTTACCGAGGCAATCGAAAAGTCAAAAGCCCTAGCTGAATTAGGCGTTGAGTTTATCGAACAACCGTTGCCTGCCGACGATTGGGAGGGCGCAAAAATCGTTTATAAAGAATCCGTTTTGCCCATCATTGCCGATGAAAGCTGTATTGTCGAAACTGACGTTGACCGTTGCGCGGGCTATTTTCACGGTGTTAATATCAAACTGACCAAGTGTGGTGGCCTGACACCTGCCCGACGCATGATTGCCCGCGCCCGCGAGCTTAACCTCCGCGTGATGGTTGGTTGCATGACCGAATCGAGCGTTGGTATTTCGGCTATCGCTCAGCTGCTTCCTTTGCTCGATTACGCCGACCTCGACGGCTCGCTGCTGATTGCCAACGATCCGGCTACGGGCGTAACCTTTGATTTTGGTCGCGTTATCTATGCCGACGAAAACGGAACAGGAGCCAGTTTAATCAATACTGACCAAGCGTAG
- a CDS encoding aminotransferase class I/II-fold pyridoxal phosphate-dependent enzyme — MSDAFVVNNLPDRTITYQEREYLFFSGTAYLGLPQHPAFQQLFVESVGRYGTVFGSSRNGNLQLGIYEEAEAKLAQFVGAEKVLTLSSGMMAGQAVVNVLRLQKTELIYGPCAHPAIWDGPATALPSMSFADWAAQLPAQVQTMPAGPLAILLNSIEAVRSEYYTFEWVNALPDDRAITLVIDDSHGLGVLNNGRGIWPQVPKKPNVNLIVTASTAKAMGLPGGAIIGRTETLAAIRKTAFFGACSPIPPAYLDAYLRADALYADRRDKLQQNLLLAEKLLIPTGLFTHAKGYPVFFTEQDDLYPFLLERGIFIYSFAYPTATDRANSRIVISAFHEFADIQKLAEAIYAYSF, encoded by the coding sequence ATGTCCGATGCTTTTGTCGTCAATAACCTGCCTGATCGAACGATTACGTATCAGGAACGCGAGTACTTGTTTTTCAGCGGAACGGCTTACTTAGGCTTGCCGCAGCATCCTGCTTTTCAGCAACTCTTCGTTGAAAGTGTTGGCCGGTATGGTACCGTATTTGGTAGTTCGCGAAACGGTAATTTGCAACTTGGTATTTACGAGGAAGCCGAAGCCAAACTAGCCCAGTTTGTAGGGGCTGAGAAAGTGCTAACGCTGTCATCGGGGATGATGGCCGGCCAGGCGGTCGTTAATGTATTGCGGCTACAAAAAACAGAATTGATCTACGGTCCCTGCGCCCATCCCGCTATTTGGGATGGACCCGCTACGGCGCTGCCTTCCATGAGTTTTGCTGATTGGGCAGCGCAGCTACCAGCTCAGGTACAAACGATGCCAGCCGGGCCGCTGGCTATTCTATTAAATTCAATTGAAGCGGTTCGGTCCGAATACTACACGTTTGAGTGGGTCAATGCGCTACCCGATGACCGAGCTATAACGCTCGTGATCGACGATTCTCACGGGTTAGGTGTCCTCAACAACGGACGGGGTATCTGGCCGCAGGTGCCCAAAAAGCCTAATGTCAATCTCATCGTTACAGCGTCTACGGCAAAAGCGATGGGCCTACCGGGTGGCGCAATTATTGGCCGTACTGAAACACTCGCTGCGATTCGAAAAACAGCATTTTTTGGGGCGTGTTCACCAATTCCGCCCGCTTATTTGGATGCGTATCTACGGGCCGATGCACTTTACGCGGACCGTCGCGACAAATTGCAACAGAACCTGCTTTTAGCGGAAAAACTGTTGATACCAACGGGCCTGTTCACCCATGCCAAGGGTTACCCAGTGTTCTTTACCGAACAGGATGATTTATACCCGTTTCTGCTTGAAAGAGGTATCTTTATTTATTCGTTTGCTTATCCAACAGCCACCGACCGGGCAAATTCCCGGATCGTTATCAGCGCATTTCATGAGTTTGCCGATATTCAGAAGCTGGCGGAAGCGATCTACGCGTATTCGTTTTAA
- a CDS encoding sugar phosphate isomerase/epimerase family protein, with translation MKRYILLTSLLLLVFIAQAQKAAPVGLQLYSFRHEFAKDVPGTMAKVKQLGFREAEIAGTYGLSLTDFRKLLDQNGIKAISTGASYEDLDNNVPKVLAEAKALGAKYVTCAWLPHAGDAFTIYDADRAVDVLNTAGRLLADNGITFCYHTHGYEFQPYQNGTFFDYLAANLNPKYVNFEMDVFWVKAPGFDPVALLQKFPKRFLLMHLKDRKPGTPDTNTGHSDVESNVTLGQGDVGIAAIMKQAKKSGVKHFFIEDESSRAMEQMPGSLAFLEGLK, from the coding sequence ATGAAACGCTATATCCTGCTCACCAGCCTTTTGTTGCTCGTTTTCATAGCTCAGGCCCAGAAAGCTGCGCCGGTTGGCTTGCAGCTTTACAGTTTCCGCCATGAATTTGCCAAAGACGTGCCTGGTACGATGGCAAAAGTGAAACAACTGGGTTTTCGAGAAGCTGAAATTGCCGGAACGTATGGCCTTAGTCTGACCGACTTCCGTAAACTGCTTGATCAGAACGGGATCAAAGCCATCAGCACCGGGGCTAGTTACGAAGACCTAGATAACAATGTTCCTAAAGTTCTTGCCGAAGCCAAAGCGCTGGGCGCTAAGTACGTCACCTGCGCCTGGCTTCCGCACGCAGGTGATGCATTTACTATCTACGATGCCGACCGGGCCGTTGATGTGCTGAACACGGCGGGGCGACTGCTGGCAGACAACGGGATCACGTTTTGCTACCATACGCATGGCTATGAATTTCAGCCGTATCAGAACGGCACTTTCTTCGATTATCTGGCCGCTAACCTAAACCCGAAGTACGTCAATTTCGAGATGGACGTATTCTGGGTGAAAGCCCCCGGTTTTGATCCCGTTGCTTTACTACAGAAATTTCCGAAACGATTCCTGCTCATGCATTTGAAAGACCGAAAGCCCGGAACACCAGATACCAACACGGGCCATTCGGATGTAGAATCGAATGTTACGCTCGGGCAGGGCGACGTGGGTATTGCCGCTATTATGAAGCAAGCGAAAAAATCAGGCGTCAAGCATTTCTTTATCGAAGACGAATCATCCCGCGCAATGGAACAAATGCCCGGAAGTCTGGCTTTTCTGGAAGGATTGAAATAA
- a CDS encoding DUF1338 domain-containing protein, protein MLTPSNKPVQDPTMTLDAVLGGLMRRYSERVPDVQGVFDAMLDEGIIQSPDEIENDHIAFRTMGVPHLGIASFEKIFLHYGYERRDEYNFVEKKLTAYWYAPPAPNYPRIFASELRVDELSEQAQRIIHRYTDTVTSDPVDALDLDDAQAVDQFLHQPLWETPTLTDYQTLLTESEYAAWVIYNRYYLNHFTISVHNLKPGYNTIDAFVAFLTGRGLRLNSAGGTIKVSPDGDLRQASTVAQMIDAEFADGATFRIAGSYVEFAERRILPQFRNLPADQITRQHRREGFETGNADKIFESTFTSQTGK, encoded by the coding sequence ATGCTAACTCCTTCCAACAAACCCGTTCAGGACCCAACAATGACGCTGGATGCCGTGCTCGGCGGCCTGATGCGTCGTTACAGCGAGCGCGTACCCGACGTGCAGGGCGTGTTCGACGCAATGCTCGACGAAGGCATTATTCAATCGCCGGATGAAATCGAGAACGATCATATTGCCTTTCGAACGATGGGTGTTCCCCATTTAGGGATTGCTTCGTTCGAGAAAATTTTTCTGCATTACGGCTACGAACGACGTGACGAATATAACTTTGTTGAAAAGAAACTTACGGCGTACTGGTACGCTCCGCCCGCACCAAATTATCCGCGCATTTTTGCCAGCGAGCTGCGAGTCGATGAATTGTCAGAACAAGCCCAACGCATTATTCACCGTTATACCGATACGGTAACGAGCGATCCCGTGGACGCACTCGATCTGGACGATGCCCAAGCCGTTGACCAGTTTCTGCACCAGCCGCTCTGGGAAACGCCGACCCTGACCGACTATCAGACGTTGCTAACGGAAAGCGAGTATGCGGCCTGGGTCATCTACAACCGCTACTACCTGAATCACTTTACGATTAGCGTTCATAATCTTAAGCCGGGCTACAACACAATCGACGCGTTTGTGGCTTTCCTGACCGGACGGGGTTTGCGGCTCAACTCAGCGGGGGGCACTATCAAAGTCAGTCCCGACGGCGATTTGCGCCAAGCGTCGACTGTAGCACAAATGATTGACGCTGAGTTTGCGGACGGTGCTACCTTTCGCATTGCCGGATCGTACGTTGAGTTTGCCGAACGACGCATTTTACCCCAATTCCGCAACTTGCCTGCCGATCAAATTACGCGGCAGCACCGGCGCGAAGGTTTTGAGACAGGTAACGCTGACAAGATTTTCGAAAGTACATTCACTAGTCAGACCGGGAAATAA
- a CDS encoding acyl-[acyl-carrier-protein] thioesterase: MAFIQTDTFTLRGYETDAFGRLSIPALMNLMQESANRNAIDYKIGINDLAQQGYGWMLMRFRLRMHQYPRYGQTIRVVTYPTFVEKYFIYRDFQVLAEDGTLLADAASTWLVFSTAKRTMVPLPDFIRTLSPPQLSNTLPKLALKPHFQNNQFTPTHQNEVTVGWLSIDQNQHVNNVAYVAWLIESMDDKLLETRELAEIDLVYRTESHRGDRLLVQSVAETDDSLIHRIEQSSLPSGDSGKEVLVAHSRWRVPSS; this comes from the coding sequence ATGGCTTTTATCCAAACGGACACGTTTACGCTACGCGGTTACGAAACCGATGCCTTCGGGCGATTGAGTATTCCCGCCTTGATGAATTTGATGCAGGAATCAGCGAATCGAAACGCAATTGATTACAAAATCGGTATTAACGATCTGGCTCAACAAGGATACGGCTGGATGCTGATGCGCTTCCGGCTACGAATGCACCAGTACCCCCGGTATGGTCAGACCATTCGGGTGGTTACTTATCCCACCTTTGTCGAAAAATACTTTATCTACCGCGACTTTCAGGTTCTTGCCGAAGACGGTACTCTGCTGGCTGACGCGGCCAGTACATGGCTGGTTTTCAGTACGGCCAAACGAACAATGGTCCCCCTACCCGATTTTATCCGTACGTTATCACCGCCCCAGCTAAGCAATACGCTGCCGAAATTAGCCCTTAAACCCCATTTTCAGAATAATCAATTTACACCCACGCACCAAAACGAGGTAACCGTTGGCTGGCTTAGCATTGACCAGAACCAGCATGTCAACAATGTGGCCTATGTAGCGTGGTTGATTGAATCAATGGATGATAAGCTGTTAGAAACGCGGGAATTAGCCGAAATTGATTTAGTTTACCGTACCGAAAGCCACCGGGGCGACCGGCTCCTCGTTCAATCCGTTGCGGAAACCGACGACAGTCTTATTCATCGCATTGAACAGAGTAGCCTGCCTTCCGGCGATTCAGGTAAAGAAGTACTCGTAGCGCATAGCCGATGGCGGGTGCCTTCTTCGTAA
- a CDS encoding HAMP domain-containing sensor histidine kinase, whose product MNIRTRLTLLFVLLVASILLLFSVSVYYLYDQFRQQEFEQRLEEKALTTVRLREDVGEVPQADLPVMADEQITIYNNQGRVLYSQGSKRPRFPVTPSFLQKIPPKQSRYVRLGDIEAVGVRYQNHRKESFVILAAGSDRYGFSKLERLRQILIFGWILCLFIVGIAGYLFATDALRPVAELIAQVNSISATNIHERLRVGRQRDELADLARTFNALLSRLEKAFVSQKSFVSHASHELRTPLTVMMGQIEVTRLQTRSSQEYEASFDALLDEVKNMIRLVNGLLELARASSDVATLNYQPVRIDELLWQAQSQIIQKRPNYQIDIDFENLPDQEEDLVILGEESLLQTAFQNLMENGCKYSPDESVAVRLSFEPGQVHLTFANRGYGISTADLPHIFEPFYRSESTMTIQGHGIGLALTQRIIELHRGQIKVESTVGKETKFRITLPLSSASPIALTEVSSSTKTLQQS is encoded by the coding sequence ATGAATATCCGTACTCGATTAACGTTGCTTTTTGTCCTGCTGGTCGCTTCCATCCTGTTACTGTTTTCGGTGTCGGTGTACTACCTCTACGACCAGTTTCGGCAGCAGGAGTTTGAGCAACGGTTAGAAGAAAAAGCGTTGACCACCGTACGGCTGCGCGAAGACGTTGGTGAAGTACCCCAGGCCGATTTGCCCGTCATGGCCGACGAGCAAATCACTATTTACAATAACCAGGGCAGGGTCCTGTACAGCCAGGGCAGCAAGCGTCCTCGCTTTCCTGTCACGCCCAGCTTTTTGCAAAAGATTCCTCCTAAACAGTCTCGTTATGTTCGTTTGGGCGACATCGAAGCTGTAGGGGTTCGTTATCAGAACCACCGGAAGGAATCGTTCGTAATCCTGGCCGCAGGCAGCGATCGTTACGGATTTAGTAAGCTTGAACGGCTGCGGCAAATCCTTATTTTTGGCTGGATACTGTGTTTATTCATCGTTGGCATTGCGGGTTATCTGTTTGCAACCGATGCCCTTCGCCCCGTCGCAGAGCTAATTGCGCAGGTTAACTCTATATCGGCAACCAACATCCACGAACGACTTCGCGTTGGGCGGCAGCGGGACGAACTGGCCGATCTGGCCCGGACCTTCAACGCATTATTAAGCCGACTCGAAAAAGCGTTCGTTTCGCAGAAAAGCTTTGTTTCCCATGCCTCCCACGAATTGCGAACTCCGCTAACCGTCATGATGGGTCAGATTGAGGTGACTCGACTACAGACCCGCTCTTCTCAGGAATACGAAGCGTCTTTCGATGCGCTGCTGGACGAAGTCAAAAACATGATCCGGCTTGTCAATGGGTTACTGGAACTCGCCCGCGCTAGTTCCGATGTCGCCACACTCAACTACCAGCCGGTGCGGATCGACGAGTTACTCTGGCAGGCGCAAAGCCAGATCATCCAAAAACGCCCGAATTATCAGATCGACATCGACTTCGAGAACTTACCGGATCAGGAAGAAGACCTCGTCATTCTGGGTGAAGAATCGCTGTTGCAAACCGCTTTCCAGAACCTTATGGAAAATGGCTGCAAATACTCCCCCGACGAAAGTGTAGCGGTTCGGCTGTCCTTCGAACCCGGTCAGGTTCATTTGACCTTCGCCAACCGAGGGTACGGTATTTCAACCGCCGACTTACCACATATTTTTGAGCCATTCTACCGCTCTGAATCAACGATGACAATCCAGGGCCACGGCATTGGTTTAGCCTTGACTCAGCGGATCATCGAACTTCATCGGGGTCAAATCAAGGTCGAGTCTACGGTTGGCAAGGAAACTAAATTCCGCATCACGCTCCCCCTTTCCTCCGCTTCACCGATCGCGCTGACGGAGGTGAGCAGCTCAACAAAGACACTACAGCAGAGTTAA
- a CDS encoding response regulator transcription factor, with the protein MKILVVEDEPKLASFVKKGLEEQSCEVDVAYDGQLGRNMALSNAYDVIVMDVNLPKMNGFDVVQALRQERVSTPVLMLTAMGSVDDKLTGFESGADDYLVKPFEFRELMARLRALTKRSSEAGLQANVLKVADLELDLNEKIARRGDKRIELTAKEFGLLDYLMRNRGRVVSRVDIAEKVWDIHFDTGTNVIDVYVNFLRKKIDKDFPHKLIHTVIGMGYMLKEE; encoded by the coding sequence ATGAAGATTCTTGTGGTTGAAGACGAGCCAAAACTGGCTTCGTTCGTAAAAAAGGGTTTGGAGGAACAATCCTGCGAAGTTGACGTAGCGTACGATGGTCAACTAGGTCGTAATATGGCACTTAGTAATGCCTATGATGTCATCGTCATGGACGTTAACCTGCCTAAGATGAATGGCTTCGACGTGGTGCAAGCGCTTCGGCAAGAGCGGGTTAGCACTCCGGTCTTGATGCTAACTGCTATGGGTTCGGTTGACGATAAGCTTACGGGTTTTGAGTCCGGCGCGGACGATTACCTGGTAAAACCGTTCGAATTTCGCGAGTTGATGGCTCGCCTGCGGGCACTTACGAAGCGCAGTAGCGAAGCCGGTCTACAAGCCAACGTGCTTAAAGTAGCTGATCTGGAGCTAGATTTGAACGAGAAAATAGCGCGTCGGGGTGACAAGCGAATCGAGCTTACGGCCAAAGAATTTGGACTCCTGGATTACCTCATGCGCAACCGGGGACGCGTCGTATCACGGGTTGATATTGCTGAGAAAGTGTGGGACATACACTTTGACACAGGCACCAACGTTATTGATGTTTACGTCAATTTCCTGCGCAAAAAGATTGACAAGGATTTTCCCCACAAACTAATTCACACGGTGATCGGTATGGGGTATATGCTCAAAGAGGAGTGA
- a CDS encoding four-helix bundle copper-binding protein yields the protein MIWKKNIYDSLTSCAALCDEFATECSRSEDIENWYRSIFLNLDCADMCRQLAMLYVRGSENTRLLAKACIEVCEKCAQEVSQYNTQRCQQVYAMCQQTICSCVGILDMAYRTDSEQLNPATTPASLFYGIDLRETLYN from the coding sequence ATGATTTGGAAGAAAAACATTTACGACTCACTGACCAGCTGCGCTGCCCTTTGTGACGAATTTGCGACGGAATGTTCGCGTTCTGAAGATATTGAAAATTGGTACCGCAGCATCTTCCTAAATCTGGACTGTGCCGATATGTGTCGTCAGTTGGCTATGCTTTACGTACGTGGCTCGGAAAACACGCGTCTGCTAGCGAAAGCATGCATTGAGGTGTGCGAAAAATGTGCACAGGAAGTTAGCCAGTACAACACCCAACGTTGCCAGCAGGTGTACGCTATGTGTCAGCAAACGATTTGTAGCTGTGTAGGTATTTTGGATATGGCTTACCGGACGGATAGCGAACAACTCAATCCGGCCACCACGCCCGCGTCATTGTTCTACGGAATCGATCTGCGCGAAACGCTTTATAATTAG
- a CDS encoding pyridoxamine 5'-phosphate oxidase family protein: METKPQKNKQLEKVRDLVGDIRIAMMTTVDDQGNLVSRPMAALQMDEDGTIWFFTKRKSPKVDQIDNNDHRVNLSFADVGDADYVSISGTADELDDRAKIDELWNPQAKAWFPEGKDDPELILLKVHTQMAEYWNASDSTMVRLFQQATAAITGNPPKMGENEKVYN; encoded by the coding sequence ATGGAAACGAAGCCACAGAAAAACAAACAACTTGAAAAAGTCCGGGACCTAGTCGGAGATATTCGCATCGCCATGATGACGACCGTTGATGATCAGGGAAACCTGGTCAGCCGACCAATGGCTGCGCTACAAATGGACGAAGACGGAACGATCTGGTTTTTCACAAAGCGTAAATCGCCTAAAGTTGATCAGATCGACAACAACGACCATCGGGTCAATCTGTCGTTTGCTGATGTAGGGGATGCCGACTATGTTTCCATCTCCGGTACTGCCGACGAACTAGATGACCGGGCAAAAATAGATGAGCTTTGGAATCCACAGGCTAAAGCGTGGTTTCCGGAAGGAAAAGACGATCCTGAGTTGATTCTGCTGAAAGTGCATACGCAGATGGCCGAATACTGGAATGCCAGCGACAGCACAATGGTTCGGTTATTTCAGCAGGCTACAGCGGCCATCACGGGTAACCCACCAAAAATGGGTGAGAACGAAAAGGTATATAATTAA
- a CDS encoding DUF3891 family protein → MIVTQTDSGWQIINQQAHGMLAVQLASCWQVQKRPIHWFETLVALTEHDDGQDPWEGRNHLTTAGAPLHFQILEYSVDQCRRMIQIGLQKSRWNALMLSMHTSFLYEPKRGQDKELDAFLDQQIDNQKKWRKQYNATKAEAQYAYAFVQWCDALSLVLCMNQMPPESRRLEVSVGPDGISYYIVQRKDGSLSLDPWPFEKPTIDVHIEAFDLNQLLFADDNALYNAIQDAPVTIKQWTFSEKA, encoded by the coding sequence ATGATTGTTACCCAGACCGACTCAGGTTGGCAAATTATAAATCAGCAGGCGCACGGAATGCTTGCGGTCCAATTAGCATCTTGCTGGCAAGTTCAAAAACGTCCAATACACTGGTTCGAAACGCTGGTCGCCCTGACCGAGCACGATGACGGACAAGACCCCTGGGAAGGGCGTAATCACCTAACAACGGCTGGTGCTCCACTTCATTTCCAAATTCTGGAATATTCCGTTGATCAATGTCGGCGTATGATTCAGATTGGCTTGCAGAAAAGCCGCTGGAATGCGTTGATGCTTTCGATGCATACGTCATTTTTGTACGAGCCCAAACGCGGCCAGGACAAAGAGCTGGATGCTTTTCTTGATCAGCAGATTGATAATCAGAAAAAATGGCGCAAACAATACAACGCAACCAAAGCTGAAGCTCAGTATGCGTACGCATTTGTACAATGGTGCGATGCGCTATCGCTGGTATTGTGTATGAATCAGATGCCACCCGAATCGCGTCGTTTGGAGGTGAGCGTTGGACCCGATGGGATCTCGTATTACATCGTTCAGCGTAAGGATGGTTCGTTGAGCCTGGACCCCTGGCCTTTTGAAAAACCCACCATCGACGTACATATCGAAGCGTTCGACCTCAACCAGTTATTGTTTGCCGATGATAATGCGCTCTACAACGCCATTCAGGATGCACCAGTAACAATAAAGCAGTGGACGTTCTCGGAAAAAGCATAG